Proteins from a single region of Dyadobacter fanqingshengii:
- a CDS encoding ribonuclease HII translates to MLKPYYNSDAIEAGLDEVGRGCLAGPVVAAAVILPRDFTHSYLTDSKQLTKMQRLDLEKDIIREAVCWAVAEVDNLEIDRINILKASFLAMHRAVDKLRMKPEHLLVDGNRFTPYPLIPHTCIIKGDAHYFSIAAASVLAKNYRDELMSRLSGQFPHYGWETNVGYPTIHHRKAIGLHGPCPYHRMTFRLLKPDCDQGMEEELEDLGFL, encoded by the coding sequence ATGCTGAAACCATATTACAATTCTGACGCGATTGAGGCTGGGCTGGACGAGGTGGGCAGAGGTTGTCTGGCTGGTCCGGTAGTGGCTGCGGCGGTTATTTTACCAAGAGATTTTACCCATTCATATCTCACCGATTCCAAACAGCTGACGAAAATGCAACGGCTGGATCTGGAAAAAGACATCATCCGCGAGGCAGTTTGCTGGGCAGTGGCAGAAGTGGATAATCTGGAAATTGATAGAATTAATATATTGAAAGCAAGCTTCTTAGCGATGCATCGCGCGGTTGATAAGCTACGCATGAAACCGGAGCATTTGCTGGTCGACGGCAACCGTTTCACGCCATATCCATTGATCCCGCATACTTGCATCATTAAGGGCGACGCACATTATTTTTCCATTGCGGCGGCATCTGTTTTGGCAAAAAATTACAGGGATGAACTCATGTCCAGACTTTCCGGCCAGTTCCCGCATTATGGCTGGGAAACAAATGTAGGTTACCCGACCATCCACCATCGCAAAGCCATTGGCCTGCACGGCCCTTGTCCGTATCACCGCATGACTTTCAGGTTATTAAAGCCAGATTGCGATCAGGGTATGGAAGAAGAATTGGAAGATTTGGGCTTTTTATAA
- a CDS encoding vWA domain-containing protein: MEKWFSLKWFGYEVFRSYEWVYPYFLYLLPFIPILFWLRNALHRKHKQRLVITYSPVRGARDWQTLLRFVQPVSVALGIALILVALARPQVISERTDQYSEGIDIMLLLDISDSMMEKDLSPNRLEAAKLVARQFIKGRLQDRIGLIVFAGEAVSLCPLTTDYELLYGFLDEISPAMVPTAGTAIGSALAVAVNRMRETPGESKVAILISDGDNTSGNLGPATSAQLAHAFGVKVYTISVGKQKKSMRTDSAAVSNALVDETELKNIAGLGNGKYFRASDNSTLEGVFKQIDQLEKVKSRDVVSRDVTDFYRIYLYWAVLFLLIAIGTKSTFMANILED; encoded by the coding sequence ATGGAAAAGTGGTTTTCATTGAAATGGTTCGGTTATGAGGTCTTTCGGTCCTATGAATGGGTGTATCCGTATTTTTTATATTTGCTGCCATTTATTCCCATTCTCTTCTGGCTCAGGAATGCGCTGCACAGGAAGCATAAGCAGCGTTTGGTGATCACTTACAGCCCGGTGAGGGGCGCGCGGGACTGGCAAACATTGCTGCGGTTTGTCCAGCCGGTTTCAGTCGCACTCGGCATTGCATTGATTCTGGTTGCACTGGCGCGTCCGCAGGTTATTTCGGAAAGAACGGATCAATATTCGGAGGGCATTGACATTATGCTTTTGCTGGACATTTCGGATTCCATGATGGAAAAGGATCTGAGCCCAAACAGGCTGGAAGCCGCGAAACTCGTAGCCAGGCAATTTATCAAAGGCCGTTTACAAGATCGCATCGGATTGATCGTTTTTGCAGGAGAAGCCGTTTCCCTTTGCCCATTAACCACGGATTATGAGCTGCTTTACGGTTTTTTGGATGAAATAAGTCCTGCAATGGTTCCGACGGCGGGGACGGCGATCGGTAGTGCCCTGGCGGTGGCGGTAAACCGGATGCGTGAAACGCCAGGCGAAAGCAAAGTGGCGATCCTGATCAGCGACGGAGATAATACATCCGGAAACTTGGGGCCGGCGACTTCTGCGCAATTAGCGCATGCATTTGGCGTGAAGGTTTACACCATTTCGGTAGGTAAGCAAAAAAAATCGATGCGTACAGACAGTGCGGCGGTTTCCAATGCACTGGTGGATGAAACAGAGCTGAAAAATATTGCAGGTTTGGGAAATGGCAAATATTTTCGTGCATCTGATAACAGCACGCTTGAAGGCGTTTTTAAACAAATAGATCAGCTCGAAAAGGTCAAATCCAGGGATGTTGTTTCCCGTGACGTAACCGATTTTTACAGGATTTATTTATATTGGGCAGTGTTGTTCCTGCTCATTGCAATCGGAACAAAAAGTACATTTATGGCCAATATCCTGGAAGATTAA
- a CDS encoding DUF58 domain-containing protein, protein MFEQFLGKLRKYEIRMRKAVTSERYGNFHSVFKGSGLEFDDLRLYQYGDDVRAIDWNTSAKGHGTFVKIFKEDKEQTAFFMLDVSASQQVGELKRLKIDIAKEICGVLTLSAIQEASRVGLLCFSDKNERYIRPSDGMKHGYGVISEIYKLVPESTKTNIAEAILVTLNVVKRRSLIFLISDFIDNNYQHNLKALARKHDLIVIHLYDSREVNLPGLGIIPLYDAEKQSTVWVNTSSKQYKEEMASRFSKRSSELQRLCHQNRADYISINTQEDYVPALIHLFKVRRYTKSSASS, encoded by the coding sequence ATGTTCGAACAGTTCCTTGGAAAACTAAGAAAGTATGAAATCCGCATGCGGAAAGCGGTGACCAGCGAGCGTTACGGCAATTTTCACTCTGTTTTCAAAGGATCGGGTCTCGAATTCGACGACCTGCGGCTCTATCAGTATGGCGACGATGTTCGCGCCATAGATTGGAACACTTCGGCGAAAGGACACGGGACTTTTGTCAAAATTTTCAAAGAAGATAAAGAACAAACGGCCTTTTTTATGCTCGATGTAAGCGCATCGCAGCAAGTGGGAGAGCTGAAAAGGCTCAAAATTGACATTGCAAAGGAAATTTGCGGCGTTTTAACATTGTCCGCCATCCAGGAAGCTTCACGAGTTGGCCTGCTTTGTTTTTCGGATAAAAATGAACGCTATATCCGCCCGTCCGATGGCATGAAACATGGTTACGGGGTTATTTCGGAAATATATAAGCTTGTCCCGGAGTCAACCAAAACAAACATTGCAGAAGCGATTTTGGTAACGTTAAATGTTGTTAAAAGAAGAAGTCTCATCTTTCTGATCTCCGATTTTATTGACAACAATTACCAGCATAACCTCAAAGCGCTTGCCCGCAAGCACGACCTGATCGTCATTCATTTGTATGATTCTCGGGAAGTGAACCTGCCGGGGCTAGGCATTATTCCGCTTTATGACGCCGAAAAGCAGAGCACAGTTTGGGTTAACACATCATCGAAGCAATATAAAGAGGAAATGGCGAGCCGGTTCAGCAAGAGAAGCTCAGAACTGCAAAGACTTTGCCACCAGAACCGCGCAGATTACATTTCTATCAATACACAGGAAGATTATGTGCCTGCGCTGATCCACTTGTTTAAGGTGAGACGTTATACTAAAAGTAGTGCATCGTCATAA
- a CDS encoding DUF4296 domain-containing protein yields the protein MRCQTNNFPSGIIRFLLLALLVTSCVEDEKPPKNTMSEEKMATILTDIHLAESRVNRLQLRSLDSSLMIFNKLKSDIWKKYKVDTVAYRKSYDYYMTRPETMTRIYEKVNKNVEIREKTNNIKL from the coding sequence ATGAGGTGTCAGACAAACAATTTCCCAAGCGGAATAATCCGTTTTTTGCTCCTGGCATTGCTGGTAACAAGTTGCGTGGAAGACGAAAAACCGCCCAAAAATACCATGAGCGAAGAGAAAATGGCGACTATCCTTACAGACATTCATTTGGCTGAGTCGCGGGTGAACCGTTTGCAGCTTAGGTCGCTCGATTCATCGCTGATGATTTTTAACAAACTCAAAAGCGACATTTGGAAAAAATACAAAGTGGATACCGTGGCCTATCGTAAAAGCTACGACTATTACATGACCCGACCGGAAACAATGACGCGGATTTATGAAAAAGTGAACAAGAATGTGGAGATCCGGGAGAAAACCAATAATATTAAACTCTGA
- a CDS encoding polyprenol monophosphomannose synthase yields the protein MNNSIVVIPTYNEIENVEAIIRKVFSLTQPFHVLIIDDGSPDGTAAIVKDLMKEYEGQLHIVERKGKLGLGTAYIHGFKWAMERGYEYIFEMDADFSHPPEDLIRLHHACAVEGHDVAIGSRYITGVNVVNWPINRVLMSYFAGYYVRMITGMQIMDPTAGFICYTSKVLKTINLDNIRFIGYAFQIEMKFNSWKYGFDIVEVPIIFTDRTKGASKMSKGIFKEAILGVITLKVNSFFKRYIPHGSVQK from the coding sequence GTGAATAATAGTATTGTAGTAATTCCAACCTACAACGAGATCGAGAATGTCGAGGCCATCATACGAAAAGTATTTAGCTTAACTCAACCATTTCACGTGCTTATCATTGACGACGGTTCTCCCGACGGCACGGCGGCTATTGTGAAAGATTTGATGAAAGAATATGAAGGCCAGTTGCACATTGTTGAAAGAAAAGGGAAACTGGGACTTGGAACGGCATACATTCATGGCTTTAAATGGGCGATGGAGCGGGGTTATGAGTATATTTTCGAAATGGATGCGGACTTCTCCCATCCGCCTGAGGATTTGATTCGCTTACACCATGCTTGCGCCGTTGAAGGTCACGATGTGGCCATTGGTTCGCGTTACATTACTGGGGTTAATGTTGTTAACTGGCCCATTAACAGGGTGTTAATGTCTTATTTTGCAGGTTATTATGTCAGAATGATCACAGGGATGCAGATCATGGACCCGACTGCCGGATTTATTTGCTATACGAGCAAGGTTTTAAAAACCATTAATCTGGACAACATTCGTTTTATCGGTTATGCGTTTCAAATTGAGATGAAGTTCAACTCCTGGAAATACGGTTTCGACATTGTGGAAGTGCCCATCATTTTCACAGACAGGACCAAAGGAGCTTCTAAAATGTCAAAAGGAATTTTTAAGGAAGCGATCCTCGGTGTGATTACCCTGAAAGTGAACAGCTTTTTTAAGCGGTATATCCCTCATGGGTCAGTTCAGAAATAG
- a CDS encoding M20 metallopeptidase family protein produces the protein MSQLQEKIKALAKDQSADIIAHRRHLHSNPELSFEEYKTAKYVAAELTAIGLQPEEGVAGTGVVAIIEGRNPGKRVVGLRADMDALPILEANDVPYKSTVPGVMHACGHDVHTSSLLGTARILNQLKEEFEGTIKLVFQPAEEKAPGGASLMIKEGVLENPRPASMVGQHVAPNIPVGKIGFREGMYMASTDELYLTVKGKGGHAAAPHQLVDPVLMASHIIVALQQIISRNRNPANPAVLSFGRFIADGVTNVIPNEVTIQGTWRCMDEEWREDGLKRMKKMAENIAEAMGGSCEFEIVHGYPFLKNHPELTRRVRSSARDYMGAENVIDLDLWMAGEDFAFYSQVVDSCFYRLGTRNEERGIISGVHTPTFDIDESALEISTGLMSWLAISELTHEGYTA, from the coding sequence ATGTCTCAGCTGCAAGAAAAAATAAAAGCCCTCGCCAAAGATCAATCCGCCGATATTATAGCGCACCGCCGCCATTTACACAGCAATCCTGAATTATCTTTTGAAGAATATAAAACGGCAAAATATGTAGCTGCTGAATTAACAGCGATTGGCTTACAACCCGAAGAAGGCGTTGCCGGAACGGGTGTTGTTGCGATCATTGAAGGCAGAAATCCAGGTAAACGTGTCGTAGGCTTACGCGCTGATATGGATGCGCTTCCGATTTTGGAGGCTAATGATGTTCCTTACAAGTCGACCGTTCCGGGTGTGATGCACGCTTGCGGTCACGATGTGCATACGTCGTCGCTGTTGGGAACTGCAAGGATTTTGAATCAACTAAAAGAAGAGTTTGAAGGGACCATTAAGCTGGTTTTTCAACCTGCCGAGGAAAAAGCGCCGGGCGGGGCTTCATTAATGATCAAAGAAGGTGTTTTGGAAAACCCGCGACCAGCGAGCATGGTGGGCCAGCATGTTGCGCCGAACATTCCGGTTGGAAAAATCGGTTTCCGGGAAGGCATGTACATGGCCAGCACCGACGAACTTTACTTAACTGTTAAAGGAAAAGGCGGCCACGCAGCGGCTCCGCATCAACTGGTTGATCCCGTTTTAATGGCATCGCATATCATTGTTGCATTACAGCAGATCATCAGCCGCAATCGCAATCCAGCCAATCCTGCGGTACTTTCTTTTGGAAGGTTTATTGCGGATGGGGTTACCAATGTAATTCCAAACGAAGTAACCATTCAGGGAACTTGGCGTTGCATGGATGAAGAATGGCGGGAAGATGGTTTGAAAAGAATGAAAAAAATGGCCGAGAACATCGCCGAAGCGATGGGCGGAAGCTGCGAATTTGAAATTGTACACGGTTATCCTTTCTTAAAAAACCATCCAGAATTGACCCGGCGCGTCAGAAGTTCAGCCAGGGATTATATGGGTGCGGAAAACGTTATTGACCTTGATCTTTGGATGGCTGGCGAAGACTTTGCGTTTTATTCGCAGGTTGTGGATTCGTGTTTTTACCGATTAGGAACGCGTAACGAAGAGCGCGGAATCATTTCCGGCGTGCATACGCCCACATTTGACATTGACGAAAGCGCATTGGAAATTTCAACCGGCTTAATGAGCTGGTTGGCTATTTCTGAACTGACCCATGAGGGATATACCGCTTAA
- a CDS encoding class I SAM-dependent methyltransferase translates to MNQKEFLESLVCPLTGTALTIAEDGKSLKSEDGTIYEVGDTGIVNMLYPKELLPGDAREQYLYDQAFLRYDKGVSWVFETLNHSDEASTRQFFIDLMELKPGMKALEVGAGTGKDSALILDRVRPGGTAVLSDLSPNMLKLAQEKLSTEDVNVHYFLGNGSYLPFPDDTFDAVFHFGGINTFSERKRAFDELTRVVRPGGKVVVGDESIAPWLRNTPTYATLLKANPLFRAEVPLEDVPANIENFKLHYVFGNAFYVMEYRVTANAPEVDIDLPIPGKDFVDNWRLRAEKAVD, encoded by the coding sequence ATGAATCAAAAGGAGTTTTTAGAATCGTTGGTTTGTCCGCTTACAGGAACCGCACTAACAATAGCAGAAGACGGAAAATCACTGAAAAGTGAAGACGGAACAATATATGAAGTGGGTGACACAGGCATCGTTAATATGCTCTATCCCAAAGAGTTGTTGCCAGGAGATGCGCGTGAGCAATATTTGTACGACCAAGCATTCCTTCGCTATGACAAAGGCGTTTCCTGGGTTTTTGAAACATTGAACCATTCAGACGAAGCTTCTACGAGACAGTTCTTTATCGACCTGATGGAATTGAAGCCGGGCATGAAAGCATTGGAAGTGGGTGCCGGAACAGGTAAAGACTCTGCCTTGATTTTAGACCGCGTAAGACCAGGCGGAACGGCCGTTCTGTCCGATCTTTCTCCTAATATGTTGAAACTAGCGCAGGAAAAACTTTCAACGGAAGATGTAAATGTGCATTATTTCCTTGGAAACGGTTCTTACCTGCCATTTCCTGACGATACTTTTGATGCTGTTTTCCATTTCGGAGGCATTAATACATTCTCTGAAAGAAAACGCGCTTTCGACGAGCTTACCCGCGTTGTTCGCCCGGGTGGAAAAGTGGTTGTGGGTGACGAGAGCATTGCGCCTTGGTTACGCAACACGCCTACTTATGCTACATTATTAAAAGCCAACCCGCTTTTCCGTGCCGAAGTGCCTCTGGAAGACGTTCCTGCCAACATTGAGAATTTCAAATTGCATTATGTGTTTGGAAATGCTTTTTATGTGATGGAATACAGGGTTACTGCGAATGCGCCGGAAGTAGACATTGATCTGCCAATCCCGGGTAAGGATTTCGTGGATAACTGGCGTTTGCGCGCTGAAAAGGCGGTTGATTAA
- a CDS encoding phytanoyl-CoA dioxygenase family protein produces the protein MSTLQEQFNNDGYVLLRDFLDKDVVNNIYTDARKIFATQIKHVTGKTPDIDNRDEFENAMFEFFEKDFNAFVNTGKTVQHTFSLHKLGLDPKIEDILKQVGLSSPIIGARAAMQFNSRFLSKDGSKHWKLDAHQDWRTGQGSLDSTVIWFPMVDAGADIGALQVIPGSHKIGLQESTTSGYQGGITSSLKEEDFVQTEFKVGDILVFSAFLIHQSGNNITNNIRWSVQLRYNNLDEPTFIERGYPMAYIYKPETELVTPNFPSVEQLKEVFS, from the coding sequence ATGAGCACACTGCAGGAACAATTCAATAATGACGGCTATGTCCTTTTAAGAGATTTTTTGGACAAAGACGTTGTCAATAACATTTACACGGACGCAAGAAAAATATTCGCAACGCAAATCAAGCACGTCACAGGTAAAACACCTGACATTGACAACCGCGATGAGTTTGAGAATGCAATGTTCGAGTTTTTTGAAAAAGACTTCAATGCGTTTGTCAACACAGGAAAAACGGTTCAGCATACATTCTCTTTGCACAAACTGGGCCTTGATCCAAAAATTGAAGACATTCTAAAACAAGTTGGCCTTTCCAGCCCTATCATCGGTGCACGCGCTGCGATGCAATTCAACAGCCGTTTCTTGTCAAAAGATGGCAGCAAACACTGGAAACTGGACGCACACCAGGACTGGCGCACAGGCCAGGGCTCATTGGACAGCACCGTAATCTGGTTCCCAATGGTTGATGCTGGTGCAGATATCGGCGCTTTGCAGGTTATTCCGGGCAGTCATAAAATTGGTTTGCAGGAATCAACCACATCAGGTTACCAAGGTGGAATTACTTCATCATTAAAAGAAGAAGATTTCGTTCAAACGGAATTTAAAGTCGGCGACATTCTCGTTTTCTCCGCCTTCCTGATCCACCAATCCGGCAACAACATCACCAACAACATTCGCTGGTCTGTACAACTCCGCTACAATAACCTGGACGAGCCTACATTCATAGAAAGAGGCTATCCAATGGCATACATTTACAAGCCGGAAACTGAGTTAGTAACACCGAATTTCCCTAGCGTGGAGCAACTGAAAGAGGTTTTTAGCTGA
- a CDS encoding DUF2283 domain-containing protein: MDIRYFQDTDTLLLVFNQNEVASTDDVNENMLVDLDANGNPVSLTIEHAQHMTNVHGLSFQQISQGSVKQLVNI, encoded by the coding sequence ATGGATATCAGGTATTTTCAAGACACGGATACGCTTTTACTGGTTTTTAATCAGAATGAAGTTGCGTCGACTGACGATGTAAATGAAAACATGCTGGTCGATTTGGATGCGAATGGCAATCCGGTTTCTTTGACTATTGAACATGCGCAACATATGACAAATGTGCATGGCTTATCTTTCCAGCAGATCAGCCAAGGCTCTGTTAAGCAACTCGTTAATATCTAA
- a CDS encoding glycosyltransferase family 2 protein, with protein sequence MKLSVCVPTYNHERYIGQMLDGALMQVTDFEFEIVIGDDASTDATPAIIREYQERNPGRIRAFLHSENQGPKEPREFAGRNNVLQLLKVCKGEYVAMCEGDDYWTDPLKLQKQVDFLDANLDFAISHHNVLVTYEDGSPEHFFNAPDQKLVSTIEDILEDKWFMATASWVYRNYFLENDFADWHAKAAAGDWAVIIQLAAHGKIGYFPEPMGVYRKHSAGLSNVHASTNQKFWQNRRDMFENVGKWLGNRYQTTIAKTLARYDEQLSLFEKIGS encoded by the coding sequence TTGAAACTTTCCGTTTGCGTTCCTACATATAATCATGAGCGATACATTGGGCAGATGCTTGATGGGGCTTTGATGCAGGTGACGGATTTTGAGTTTGAGATAGTGATTGGGGATGATGCTTCTACGGATGCTACGCCTGCGATTATTCGGGAATATCAGGAGAGAAATCCAGGACGGATACGGGCATTTTTACATTCGGAGAATCAGGGGCCTAAGGAGCCTCGGGAGTTTGCTGGGCGGAATAATGTGCTGCAACTGTTGAAGGTTTGCAAAGGTGAATATGTGGCGATGTGCGAGGGAGATGATTACTGGACTGATCCGCTGAAATTACAGAAGCAAGTCGATTTTCTGGATGCCAACCTGGATTTTGCTATATCCCACCATAATGTTCTGGTGACCTACGAAGACGGGTCGCCAGAACATTTTTTTAATGCGCCGGATCAAAAATTAGTCTCGACCATTGAAGATATTTTGGAAGACAAATGGTTTATGGCGACCGCAAGCTGGGTTTACAGGAATTATTTTCTAGAAAACGACTTCGCCGATTGGCATGCAAAAGCTGCCGCAGGTGACTGGGCGGTGATTATTCAACTGGCTGCGCACGGCAAAATTGGTTATTTTCCAGAGCCTATGGGCGTTTATCGCAAGCACAGTGCCGGGCTTAGTAATGTTCATGCTAGCACTAATCAGAAATTTTGGCAGAACAGACGCGATATGTTTGAAAACGTAGGAAAATGGCTGGGTAACCGCTATCAAACTACTATTGCGAAAACATTGGCGCGCTACGATGAGCAACTATCCTTATTTGAAAAAATTGGCAGTTAA
- a CDS encoding glycosyltransferase family 2 protein encodes MKLSVVIPAYNEEESITHTLTSLHQTLNKYNIPHEICVTNDNSKDGTLRVLDELSLQIPTLVYYTNPGPNGFGYAVRYGLERFKGDCVAVFMADMSDDPEDLVKYYYKMLDGDYDCVFGSRWEKGGQVIDYPALKKVINRVANFIVRMVMGIKYNDTTNAFKLYKRETIEGIKPFLAPHFNLTIELPLKAMVRGYNYAVVPNSWTNRKYGESKLKIKEMGSRYFFILMYCLIEKYFSQGDFMKKSTAPKKEVSR; translated from the coding sequence ATGAAGCTAAGCGTCGTAATACCAGCATATAATGAGGAGGAATCGATTACACACACTCTTACATCGCTGCACCAAACATTAAATAAATACAATATTCCTCACGAGATATGCGTCACAAACGATAATTCCAAAGACGGAACCCTTCGTGTGCTGGACGAGCTTTCGCTTCAAATCCCAACATTGGTTTACTACACAAATCCGGGCCCGAACGGCTTCGGTTATGCGGTAAGATATGGTTTAGAACGTTTTAAAGGCGATTGCGTGGCCGTTTTCATGGCCGATATGTCGGATGATCCGGAGGACTTGGTTAAGTATTATTACAAAATGCTGGACGGAGATTACGACTGCGTTTTTGGTTCGAGATGGGAAAAAGGCGGACAGGTAATTGATTATCCTGCTCTGAAAAAAGTAATCAACCGCGTTGCGAATTTTATTGTGCGTATGGTCATGGGCATCAAATACAATGACACAACCAACGCATTTAAACTTTATAAAAGAGAAACCATTGAAGGAATAAAGCCTTTTCTGGCCCCGCATTTTAACCTGACCATTGAACTTCCCCTCAAAGCAATGGTGCGTGGTTACAATTATGCCGTTGTCCCAAATAGCTGGACAAACCGCAAATACGGCGAATCAAAGCTGAAAATAAAGGAAATGGGAAGCCGTTACTTCTTCATTTTAATGTATTGCCTCATCGAAAAATACTTCTCGCAGGGGGATTTCATGAAAAAATCCACTGCTCCGAAGAAAGAAGTCAGCCGCTAA
- a CDS encoding 1-deoxy-D-xylulose-5-phosphate reductoisomerase, translating into MKKNIAILGSTGSIGTQALEVMGANPEIFSVSVLTAQENADLLIEQAAKFLPKAVVIGNEKHFDKVKSALSTFNIHVYSGIEALVSVVESDDIDTVLTAMVGYAGLLPTIHAIKAGKDIALANKETLVVAGELITGLARQYGVNIYPVDSEHSAIFQCLVGEEGNRIEKIILTASGGPFRGKDRAYLAHVTREQALKHPNWSMGAKITIDSATLMNKGLEVIEAKWLFDLEASQIDVIVHPQSIVHSLVQFEDGSIKAQMGLPDMKLPIQYALRYPARLKSAFPRFNFTDYPSLTFEKPDLDTFRNLAIAYEVLEKGGNAACIVNAANEIAVEAFLQGKIGFLDISDLIVESLAKISYISTPTYSDYVQTNEATRRFASELIQVKV; encoded by the coding sequence ATGAAAAAAAATATAGCGATTCTAGGGTCAACGGGTTCGATCGGGACGCAGGCGTTGGAAGTGATGGGGGCGAATCCTGAGATCTTTTCGGTAAGTGTTCTTACTGCGCAGGAAAATGCAGATCTGCTGATTGAACAGGCCGCGAAGTTTCTGCCAAAAGCAGTGGTTATTGGGAATGAAAAGCATTTTGATAAGGTTAAATCAGCACTTTCCACTTTCAACATTCATGTTTATAGCGGCATTGAAGCATTGGTTTCTGTTGTGGAATCGGATGATATCGACACGGTTCTTACGGCAATGGTCGGTTATGCAGGCCTTTTGCCTACCATTCATGCCATTAAAGCCGGAAAAGACATTGCTTTGGCTAATAAGGAAACGCTTGTCGTGGCGGGAGAACTGATAACGGGCCTTGCCAGGCAATACGGCGTCAACATTTACCCCGTTGATTCCGAGCATTCTGCCATTTTTCAATGTCTGGTCGGCGAAGAAGGAAATAGGATCGAAAAGATCATATTAACCGCTTCCGGCGGCCCATTCCGTGGAAAAGACCGCGCATATCTGGCGCATGTCACCAGGGAGCAGGCATTAAAGCACCCGAATTGGAGCATGGGCGCCAAAATTACCATTGATTCTGCCACACTGATGAATAAAGGACTGGAAGTGATTGAGGCCAAATGGTTGTTTGATCTCGAAGCTTCGCAAATTGACGTCATAGTGCATCCACAAAGCATAGTCCATTCGCTTGTGCAGTTTGAAGACGGCAGCATTAAGGCACAAATGGGATTACCCGATATGAAATTGCCGATCCAATATGCATTGCGTTATCCGGCGCGCCTGAAATCGGCATTTCCCAGGTTCAATTTTACCGATTATCCTTCCTTAACATTCGAAAAACCGGATCTTGACACTTTCAGGAACCTTGCTATCGCTTATGAAGTTTTGGAAAAAGGTGGAAATGCGGCCTGCATTGTTAATGCGGCCAATGAAATTGCAGTTGAAGCGTTTCTTCAAGGGAAAATCGGATTTCTGGATATTTCGGATCTGATCGTTGAAAGCCTTGCCAAAATATCCTACATTTCCACCCCAACGTATTCCGACTACGTTCAAACAAACGAAGCGACAAGGCGTTTTGCTTCCGAACTGATTCAGGTAAAAGTTTAA